From the genome of Triticum aestivum cultivar Chinese Spring chromosome 3B, IWGSC CS RefSeq v2.1, whole genome shotgun sequence, one region includes:
- the LOC123069435 gene encoding uncharacterized protein, translating into MASASPSWAILGSVPRVLAADADLPPGADLSLALPEPPRVAILTIPPRIFPGRTTSRSFPSVRAVDASGLLLLHADQGPAKGPTVIDLPSRRESCWRPNVAGYFVLDAKSASALPLPNPEYIMHPGHLGLIASPADAGHYMVAELQMILGGDRADLLCFSSEAGEWVTKDVRYPLPSRPLSPNGVVSHSGRLWWVDLSWCLLTCDPFADAPVLRVVPLPEGKALKSREAWGLLDKYRCVAVSGGKLRFVDMYSNRNSGGSAQIGVWTLADPDSTEWTLEYEATFTEIWDDASYKAIGLPRKIPVLALIHPTNPDVVYFFLDEHLLGVDVRARKVVECEVYELVAPPSQHVGTRFVHAWQLPRTPCSDDDVTCPSQSSRVPKPVCKFFLTLQGCKNGNSCSFSHDCGSSNSKNGDGHAVESDSGTNGINLLDEINVFIRHGGPTLSLQVKLDEPSKLMMNTLRTRTRNYFADMYFWYG; encoded by the exons ATGGCTTCCGCCTCGCCGTCGTGGGCCATCCTGGGCAGCGTGCCGCGGGTGCTGGCTGCCGACGCCGACCTCCCTCCGGGCGCCGACCTCTCCCTCGCGCTGCCGGAGCCACCGCGCGTTGCGATCCTCACCATCCCCCCGCGCATCTTCCCGGGCCGCACCACCTCCAGAAGCTTCCCTTCCGTCCGCGCCGTCgacgcctccggcctcctcctcctccatgccgACCAAGGCCCCGCCAAGGGCCCCACCGTCATCGACCTCCCCAGCCGCCGGGAGTCCTGCTGGCGCCCAAACGTCGCGGGATACTTCGTCCTCGACGCCAAATCCGCGTCCGCCCTCCCGCTTCCCAATCCCGAGTACATCATGCACCCGGGCCACCTCGGCCTCATCGCCTCCCCAGCCGACGCCGGCCACTACATGGTCGCTGAGCTCCAGATGATCCTCGGCGGCGACCGTGCcgacctcctctgcttctcctctgAAGCCGGGGAATGGGTCACCAAGGACGTCCGCTACCCGCTTCCATCCCGCCCCTTGAGCCCCAATGGCGTGGTCTCGCACTCCGGGAGGCTTTGGTGGGTCGACCTCTCCTGGTGCCTCCTCACGTGCGACCCCTTCGCCGACGCGCCGGTGCTGAGGGTCGTCCCGCTTCCGGAGGGCAAGGCGCTCAAATCGAGGGAAGCTTGGGGACTACTCGACAAGTACCGCTGCGTGGCTGTCAGCGGCGGCAAGCTGCGGTTCGTCGACATGTACAGCAACCGTAACAGCGGCGGCTCTGCTCAGATCGGCGTCTGGACGCTCGCCGATCCGGACTCCACGGAGTGGACGCTGGAGTATGAGGCCACCTTTACAGAGATCTGGGACGACGCAAGCTACAAGGCGATTGGTCTGCCCAGGAAGATCCCCGTGCTTGCGCTCATCCACCCTACGAACCCCGACGTGGTCTACTTCTTTCTGGACGAGCACCTGCTCGGCGTGGACGTGCGTGCTCGCAAGGTTGTGGAGTGTGAGGTCTACGAGCTGGTTGCCCCACCTAGCCAGCACGTGGGCACCCGTTTCGTTCATGCTTGGCAGCTGCCACGGACTCCCTGTTCAG ATGATGATGTTACGTGTCCTTCCCAATCGTCTCGTGTCCCCAAACCAGTATGCAAGTTCTTCCTTACATTACAG GGTTGTAAAAATGGCAACTCTTGTTCATTTTCACATGATTGTGGCTCCTCGAACTCAAAAAATGGAGATGGGCATGCAGTGGAGTCTGATTCAGGGACAAATGGTATTAACCTGTTAGATGAAATAAAT GTTTTCATTAGGCATGGGGGCCCAACCTTATCACTGCAGGTGAAGTTGGATGAACCCTCGAAGCTCATGATGAACACACTTCGAACTAGAACAAGGAATTATTTTGCTGATATGTATTTCTGGTATGGCTGA
- the LOC123069437 gene encoding uncharacterized protein isoform X1 encodes MMVVVRMPDGQYSLELARAGCLFIRSLICAFTYTFAKRKSWNGTINWDEHFRVVNGLVRISKAAVSNLEGPSMQLDVNELILFIQKNFSNKTAKLVSIYPPYFDNLFTVLKSLQIAVLLPHDRLVLETHVCLMESFDRLIFAILLKRKHDGLLGDELNKWNTCINQAMAPNEFETSLDKVPVFEDVFKAAAERKEEYSKTKFSAFRLSRDYPVHVLSHKNVTTKENSISTTVERFKDDSGVELMLAANMPQYLATLHQSLIVAGVDIYREYVLKHLFCVLLNIF; translated from the exons ATGATGGTTGTGGTGAGAATGCCTGATGGCCAGTATTCCTTGGAGTTAGCAAGAGCGGGTTGCTTGTTTATTAGATCTTTAATTTGTGCATTCACGTATACCTTTGCCAAGCGCAAGTCTTGGAATGGTACAATAAACTGGGATGAACATTTCAGAGTAGTCAATGGATTGGTGCGAATTTCAAAGGCCGCAGTGTCTAATTTGGAAGGTCCATCCATGCAACTGGATGTGAATGAGCTCATTCTCTTCATTCAGAAGAACTTTTCCAACAAGACTGCTAAGCTTGTCTCAATTTACCCTCCCTACTTTGATAATCTTTTTACGGTATTAAAATCATTGCAAATAGCAGTCTTACTTCCGCATGACCGGTTAGTTCTGGAGACTCATGTATGTTTGATGGAGTCCTTTGACAGACTAATATTTGCTATTCTCCTTAAGAGAAAACATGACGGACTTCTGGGAGATGAATTGAATAAGTGGAACACATGCATAAATCAGGCAATGGCCCCCAATGAATTTGAAACAAGTTTGGATAAGGTTCCTGTGTTTGAAGATGTTTTTAAGGCGGCGGCGGAACGGAAGGAGGAATATTCAAAGACCAAATTTTCTGCATTTCGTCTATCTAGAGATTATCCAGTACATGTCCTTAGTCACAAGAACGTTACAACC AAAGAAAATTCAATTTCTACAACTGTTGAACGCTTTAAAGACGACAGTGGTGTGGAGCTGATGCTGGCAGCCAACATGCCACAGTATCTTGCTACCTTACACCAGTCACTTATAGTTGCGGGTGTTGATATCTATAGAGAGTATGTCCTGAAACATCTCTTTTGTGTTCTTCTAAATATCTTTTAA
- the LOC123069437 gene encoding uncharacterized protein isoform X2: MMVVVRMPDGQYSLELARAGCLFIRSLICAFTYTFAKRKSWNGTINWDEHFRVVNGLVRISKAAVSNLEGPSMQLDVNELILFIQKNFSNKTAKLVSIYPPYFDNLFTVLKSLQIAVLLPHDRLVLETHVCLMESFDRLIFAILLKRKHDGLLGDELNKWNTCINQAMAPNEFETSLDKVPVFEDVFKAAAERKEEYSKTKFSAFRLSRDYPVHVLSHKNVTTKENSISTTVERFKDDSGVELMLAANMPQYLATLHQSLIVAGVDIYREL; encoded by the exons ATGATGGTTGTGGTGAGAATGCCTGATGGCCAGTATTCCTTGGAGTTAGCAAGAGCGGGTTGCTTGTTTATTAGATCTTTAATTTGTGCATTCACGTATACCTTTGCCAAGCGCAAGTCTTGGAATGGTACAATAAACTGGGATGAACATTTCAGAGTAGTCAATGGATTGGTGCGAATTTCAAAGGCCGCAGTGTCTAATTTGGAAGGTCCATCCATGCAACTGGATGTGAATGAGCTCATTCTCTTCATTCAGAAGAACTTTTCCAACAAGACTGCTAAGCTTGTCTCAATTTACCCTCCCTACTTTGATAATCTTTTTACGGTATTAAAATCATTGCAAATAGCAGTCTTACTTCCGCATGACCGGTTAGTTCTGGAGACTCATGTATGTTTGATGGAGTCCTTTGACAGACTAATATTTGCTATTCTCCTTAAGAGAAAACATGACGGACTTCTGGGAGATGAATTGAATAAGTGGAACACATGCATAAATCAGGCAATGGCCCCCAATGAATTTGAAACAAGTTTGGATAAGGTTCCTGTGTTTGAAGATGTTTTTAAGGCGGCGGCGGAACGGAAGGAGGAATATTCAAAGACCAAATTTTCTGCATTTCGTCTATCTAGAGATTATCCAGTACATGTCCTTAGTCACAAGAACGTTACAACC AAAGAAAATTCAATTTCTACAACTGTTGAACGCTTTAAAGACGACAGTGGTGTGGAGCTGATGCTGGCAGCCAACATGCCACAGTATCTTGCTACCTTACACCAGTCACTTATAGTTGCGGGTGTTGATATCTATAGAGA gctttag